The following coding sequences are from one Coffea arabica cultivar ET-39 chromosome 11e, Coffea Arabica ET-39 HiFi, whole genome shotgun sequence window:
- the LOC140021787 gene encoding disease resistance protein RPM1-like: protein MDGFYGKAGKIYNSMKNLKARHQISSEIKDINARVGEISERYRRYQSQYGTQERGFSSSRQANADFDIRAQSLFIEEAQLVGIDKPKAELISKILDDHSQLKVVSVAGMGGLGKTTLVKKVYDDAAVKKQFQSHAWITVSQNFQFRDIIKNLIQQLYNEIRRPVPPEVESMNDIMLSEFVRDFLQERRYILVLDDVWSIDAWEAIKCVLPDCNTASRVVLTTRIADVASASCLGSLNFIYKMEPLSEKESWTLFCNRTFQSNDCPPNLEEVAKKILKKCEGLPLAIVAIGGVLALKDKGKIDEWEMILHGFGGEADGSGKLDRIKRVLLHSYNDLPHYLKSCLLYLSIYPEDYPIEVDDILEKWIALGYVEEREGITRTDIAMRYMKELINRSLIQVKSTWDDGRLVTCGLHDFLREITVSKSKEQSFTTVATRYYTRWPENVRHLAIHNFTDNPQEISSLKCLRSVVIFGYEDPLTTTFLSKFLCGDPKLLKVLDLYGAKLDSIPKQVFKLFHLRYLSLNGTGVKIIPKSIGKLQNLEVIDLTRTNVTELTVEILNLRKLRSLWLDGVGDYSNEHADWGCKCPLGIGKLICLETLYNIEADCDKIVREIGNLM from the coding sequence ATGGATGGATTCTATGGCAAGGCTGGAAAGATCTATAACTCAATGAAGAATCTAAAAGCTCGCCATCAAATTTCTTCGGAGATAAAAGACATCAATGCCAGAGTTGGAGAGATTTCAGAAAGGTATCGGAGGTATCAGTCCCAATATGGTACTCAAGAAAGAGGCTTCAGCTCTTCCCGACAGGCAAATGCTGATTTTGACATTCGTGCTCAATCACTCTTCATTGAAGAAGCTCAACTTGTTGGGATTGATAAGCCAAAAGCAGAGCTCATCTCAAAAATCCTTGATGACCATTCCCAATTGAAAGTAGTTTCGGTTGCGGGAATGGGGGGACTCGGCAAGACTACCCTAGTGAAAAAAGTCTATGATGACGCTGCAGTGAAGAAACAATTTCAGAGCCATGCCTGGATAACtgtttctcaaaattttcagtTCAGGGACATCATCAAGAATCTGATCCAACAGTTGTACAATGAAATCAGACGGCCGGTCCCTCCGGAAGTGGAATCAATGAATGATATTATGCTGAGTGAATTTGTCAGAGACTTCCTCCAAGAAAGAAGGTACATTCTTGTCCTTGATGATGTGTGGAGTATAGATGCCTGGGAAGCTATCAAATGTGTATTGCCTGACTGCAATACTGCTAGTCGTGTTGTATTGACAACACGAATAGCCGATGTAGCTTCTGCGTCCTGTTTAGGATCTCTTAACTTCATCTATAAGATGGAGCCTCTTTCTGAAAAAGAGTCTTGGACTCTATTTTGCAATAGAACATTTCAGAGCAATGACTGTCCTCCAAATCTAGAAGAAGTTGCTAAAAAAATACTGAAAAAATGTGAGGGCCTACCACTTGCAATTGTTGCAATAGGTGGTGTTCTGGCTCTGAAGGACAAGGGAAAGATAGATGAATGGGAGATGATTCTTCATGGTTTTGGTGGCGAGGCAGATGGCAGTGGTAAGCTTGACAGGATCAAAAGGGTACTCTTACATAGCTACAATGATTTGCCTCACTATCTTAAAAGCTGCCTATTATATCTAAGCATCTATCCTGAAGATTATCCAATTGAAGTGGATGATATACTTGAAAAGTGGATTGCACTAGGATATGtagaagagagagaaggaaTAACACGCACCGATATTGCTATGAGATATATGAAAGAACTCATCAATAGAAGCTTAATCCAAGTTAAATCCACATGGGATGATGGCAGATTGGTTACATGTGGTCTTCATGATTTTCTGCGTGAAATCACTGTTTCAAAATCTAAAGAGCAGAGTTTCACGACTGTAGCCACCAGATATTACACAAGATGGCCTGAAAATGTTCGACACCTAGCAATCCACAACTTCACTGATAATCCACAAGAAATTAGTAGCTTAAAGTGTCTTCGGTCTGTGGTAATATTTGGGTATGAAGATCCTCTCACAACTACATTTTTATCCAAGTTTTTATGTGGTGATCCCAAGTTGCTCAAGGTGTTGGATTTGTATGGAGCTAAATTGGACAGTATCCCAAAGCAAGTCTTCAAACTATTTCATCTCAGGTATCTTAGTCTCAATGGAACTGGAGTTAAAATTATTCCAAAATCTATTGGAAAGCTTCAAAACCTTGAAGTTATAGATCTGACAAGAACCAATGTAACAGAGTTGACTGTGGAAATTCTAAATCTAAGAAAACTCCGTTCTCTTTGGTTAGACGGAGTGGGTGATTATTCAAATGAGCATGCAGATTGGGGCTGTAAATGTCCGCTTGGAATTGGAAAGCTTATTTGCTTGGAAACTCTGTATAATATAGAAGCAGATTGTGATAAAATAGTAAGGGAGATTGGAAACCTCATGTAG
- the LOC113693745 gene encoding phenylcoumaran benzylic ether reductase Pyrc5: MAVKSKILIIGGTGYIGKYVVEASAKAGHPTFALVGENTISDPERAANLESFKSLGVGFLYADLHDHQRLVDAIKQVDTVISTVGGDLVAHQVKIIAAIKEAGNIKRFLPSEFGSDVDRLHGVVEPASSLYRSKAEIRRAVEAEGIPYTYLVCNVFAGYLNYFLNPFGGSVSASPPRDKIVILGDGNPKVFFSVEENVAAYTIKAADDPRTLNKIVYLRSPANRLSCNEIVSLWERKIGQTLEKIYLPEKEVLEKIREASMSSKSILSLLYALSVKGQMANFEIDASFGVEATELYPDVKCTALDEYLDQFVSE, from the exons ATGGCTGTGAAAAGCAAGATTTTGATCATTGGCGGCACCGGATACATTGGCAAATACGTAGTGGAGGCAAGTGCAAAAGCAGGGCACCCAACTTTTGCATTGGTCGGAGAAAACACAATTTCAGATCCTGAAAGGGCAGCCAACCTAGAGAGCTTCAAGAGTTTGGGAGTCGGATTTCTTTAT GCAGATCTACACGATCATCAGCGGTTGGTAGATGCAATCAAACAAGTTGATACAGTGATCTCGACAGTCGGGGGAGATTTGGTGGCTCATCAAGTTAAGATAATTGCAGCAATTAAAGAAGCTGGTAACATCAAA AGATTTCTACCTTCTGAGTTTGGAAGTGATGTGGATCGTTTGCATGGCGTTGTTGAGCCTGCCTCAAGCTTATACAGATCCAAAGCTGAGATCCGCAGAGCTGTTGAAGCTGAAGGGATACCTTACACTTATTTAGTATGTAATGTTTTTGCTGGATATTTGAATTATTTCCTTAACCCCTTTGGAGGCTCTGTCTCTGCAAGTCCTCCCAGAGACAAAATTGTCATTCTTGGTGATGGAAATCCAAAAG TTTTTTTCTCGGTGGAAGAAAATGTAGCTGCATACACCATTAAAGCAGCAGATGATCCAAGGACCCTGAACAAGATTGTGTACCTTAGATCACCTGCCAACCGTCTGTCCTGCAACGAAATAGTATCATTGTGGGAAAGGAAAATTGGCCAGACCCTCGAAAAGATTTACCTTCCAGAGAAGGAAGTCCTTGAGAAAATCCGAG AGGCTTCAATGTCATCAAAATCCATCCTGTCTCTGTTATACGCTCTTTCTGTGAAGGGACAAATGGCCAACTTTGAGATCGACGCTTCTTTTGGCGTGGAGGCAACGGAGCTCTATCCCGATGTGAAATGCACCGCACTCGATGAGTATCTCGATCAGTTTGTATCAGAGTAG